One segment of Allorhodopirellula heiligendammensis DNA contains the following:
- a CDS encoding DUF1559 domain-containing protein — MKSLTRRSGFTLVELLVVIAIIGVLVGLLLPAVQAAREAARRMSCSNNFKQIGLGIHNYHATYNKLPKHGSGTYTDFPADNGIQPPGGNRSDLSVLVGLLPFIEQQALWQVISNPTASGFQAMGPWPNRQLADNTVTPYEPWLTNIPSYRCPSDPGEGLPAHGRTNYAACLGDSGTLGDVGDTTDFGGSRGLRQYQDSACRGAFVPRTQTSFNSILDGTSNTICMGEIITDLGDYDKRSHGVNTPNEVWRAGNALSCRQYVNPERPQFWLTTAPFIGTAEQRRGYKWALARPLYTGVFTILAPNTELCFSGNGSQEREGDVMPSSRHQGGVHVLMCDGAIKFITDSIDAGDSNSAQVRAGTGFLAPGSASPFGLWGALGTRAAHEVISADF; from the coding sequence ATGAAATCCTTGACGAGACGCAGCGGCTTTACGCTGGTTGAATTGTTGGTGGTGATTGCCATCATCGGTGTTTTGGTTGGTTTGCTGTTGCCGGCCGTCCAAGCTGCCCGTGAAGCAGCGCGACGGATGAGCTGCAGTAACAACTTTAAACAAATTGGCCTGGGTATCCATAACTACCATGCCACGTACAACAAACTGCCCAAACACGGATCGGGAACGTACACCGACTTCCCAGCCGACAACGGCATTCAACCTCCTGGAGGCAATCGTAGCGACTTGTCCGTCTTAGTGGGCCTCCTGCCATTCATTGAACAGCAAGCGCTATGGCAGGTCATCAGCAATCCCACAGCGAGCGGTTTTCAGGCGATGGGGCCATGGCCCAACCGACAACTGGCTGACAATACTGTTACCCCCTACGAACCCTGGCTAACCAATATCCCGAGCTACCGCTGTCCCAGTGACCCCGGCGAAGGTCTACCTGCTCACGGGCGCACCAATTATGCCGCGTGTTTGGGTGATTCAGGAACACTCGGCGACGTGGGAGACACGACCGACTTTGGTGGATCTCGGGGTCTTCGCCAGTACCAAGACAGCGCTTGCCGTGGTGCCTTTGTCCCCCGGACACAAACCAGTTTCAACAGCATTCTCGATGGCACGTCCAACACGATCTGCATGGGCGAGATCATTACTGACCTCGGTGATTACGACAAACGGTCGCACGGTGTGAACACCCCGAACGAAGTTTGGCGAGCTGGCAATGCATTATCGTGCCGCCAATATGTGAATCCGGAGCGGCCCCAGTTTTGGTTGACCACGGCTCCGTTCATCGGCACAGCTGAGCAGCGACGTGGTTATAAGTGGGCCTTGGCTCGCCCCCTCTATACCGGTGTTTTCACTATCCTGGCACCCAACACTGAACTGTGTTTTTCAGGAAATGGCAGTCAAGAACGAGAGGGTGACGTCATGCCGAGCAGTCGACACCAGGGCGGCGTCCACGTACTGATGTGCGACGGAGCGATCAAGTTCATCACTGATTCGATCGATGCTGGCGATTCCAATAGTGCTCAAGTTCGTGCTGGCACAGGGTTCTTGGCCCCAGGCTCGGCCAGTCCCTTCGGACTGTGGGGCGCGTTGGGAACACGTGCGGCACACGAGGTCATCAGCGCTGACTTCTAA
- the purH gene encoding bifunctional phosphoribosylaminoimidazolecarboxamide formyltransferase/IMP cyclohydrolase codes for MSDVVPVRNALISVSDKMGLTDLAAGLRAAGVTIYSTGGTRSHLEKSGIDVEDVANYTGFPEMLDGRVKTLHPRIFAGILARRDRPDHLETIAEHDIEPFDLVVVNLYPFAATASRAGVSREECIEQIDIGGPSLVRAAAKNQNDVAIATNPEQYSEIIEQLQTSGGTTDALRRQLAAEAFDHTATYDRAIAEYLQGDTVSGEFPQNMHVNLRRKTQLRYGENPHQRAALYSDRSDRSANLVSARQISGKELSYNNLLDLDAALDIVRGFARPAASVMKHNNPCGAATADTLVEAVEKALAGDPLSAFGSVIGINRTVDVATAELLCQPGLFIEAIVAPDFEASAVGLLTTRPRWKENVRLMQVGRLDDIGPKISRRFISGGMLVQDADRLSSSSLQWKTATETPVEDELWDDISFGWEMVRHVKSNAIVLAKDTALIGVGAGQMSRVDSVEIAIDKAGERCEGSILASDAFFPFPDSIEAAAKAGVAAIIQPGGSRRDDEVIAACDEFEIPMVFTGRRHFKH; via the coding sequence GTGTCCGACGTCGTTCCAGTTCGCAATGCGTTGATCAGTGTCAGTGACAAAATGGGGCTGACGGATCTAGCCGCCGGTTTGCGAGCCGCTGGCGTGACGATCTACAGCACGGGGGGAACCCGGTCTCACTTGGAAAAATCCGGGATCGACGTCGAGGACGTGGCCAACTACACGGGCTTCCCCGAGATGCTCGACGGACGCGTCAAAACGCTCCACCCGCGAATATTCGCAGGCATCTTGGCTCGCCGCGATCGTCCTGATCATCTCGAAACCATCGCCGAACACGACATCGAACCTTTTGATCTCGTCGTCGTTAATCTGTACCCGTTCGCAGCCACCGCTAGCCGAGCGGGTGTCAGTCGGGAGGAATGCATTGAGCAAATCGACATCGGCGGTCCCAGCCTGGTGCGGGCGGCAGCCAAGAACCAAAACGATGTAGCCATCGCAACCAACCCCGAACAGTACAGCGAGATCATCGAACAGTTGCAGACCAGTGGCGGCACGACAGACGCACTTCGCCGACAACTGGCAGCGGAAGCCTTCGATCACACGGCCACCTATGACCGAGCCATCGCCGAATACCTACAAGGCGACACGGTGAGCGGTGAGTTTCCGCAAAACATGCATGTCAATCTGCGACGAAAAACACAGCTTCGCTACGGCGAGAACCCACACCAACGAGCCGCTCTGTACAGCGATCGTAGCGATCGCTCGGCCAACCTCGTTTCAGCGCGGCAAATCAGCGGCAAGGAACTCTCATACAATAATTTGCTCGACCTCGACGCGGCGCTAGACATCGTTCGTGGTTTTGCTCGACCCGCCGCCTCGGTGATGAAGCATAACAATCCATGCGGCGCAGCCACTGCTGACACCTTAGTGGAAGCCGTCGAGAAGGCCTTAGCGGGTGATCCACTGAGTGCCTTTGGCAGCGTGATTGGAATCAACCGGACGGTCGACGTGGCCACTGCCGAACTGCTCTGTCAGCCCGGTCTGTTCATCGAAGCGATCGTGGCCCCGGACTTTGAAGCTAGTGCCGTTGGTCTGCTGACGACGCGGCCACGATGGAAAGAAAACGTGCGACTCATGCAGGTGGGTCGGCTTGATGACATCGGCCCAAAAATTTCACGCCGTTTCATCAGCGGCGGCATGTTGGTCCAAGATGCGGATCGTCTGAGCAGCTCATCGTTGCAGTGGAAAACCGCTACGGAGACCCCCGTTGAGGATGAGTTGTGGGACGATATCTCCTTTGGTTGGGAAATGGTGCGGCACGTGAAGAGCAATGCCATCGTGCTGGCGAAAGACACGGCCTTGATTGGCGTGGGCGCGGGCCAGATGAGCCGCGTCGATAGCGTCGAAATCGCCATTGATAAGGCCGGCGAGCGATGTGAAGGTTCCATCCTCGCTAGCGATGCGTTCTTCCCGTTTCCCGACTCGATCGAAGCGGCCGCCAAAGCTGGTGTCGCAGCGATTATCCAGCCGGGTGGGTCACGCCGTGATGATGAAGTCATCGCCGCTTGTGACGAGTTCGAAATACCAATGGTGTTCACCGGTCGGCGACACTTCAAACACTAG
- the hisF gene encoding imidazole glycerol phosphate synthase subunit HisF — MLAARIIPCLDVHGGRVVKGTNFVNLRDAGDPVEVARRYEAEGADELVFLDITASHEERDILLDVVRRTAEQVFMPLTVGGGVRTVEDVRALLSAGCDKVSINSAAVTDPDFVRRAADRFGCQCIVVNIDPKRVQRDGEEFWEVHINGGRKPTGLQAVEWAQRVEELGAGEIVLTSMDADGTCDGYDIPITRAVSEAVSIPVVASGGAGNPEHLGEAIRDGKADAALAASIFHFGTFTISETKQRMKEMGIAVRLPH; from the coding sequence ATGCTTGCTGCTCGTATCATTCCCTGTTTAGACGTCCATGGCGGCCGGGTCGTCAAAGGTACCAACTTCGTCAACCTGCGAGACGCAGGGGATCCCGTCGAGGTCGCCCGACGATATGAAGCCGAGGGTGCTGATGAACTGGTGTTTCTCGATATCACCGCCAGCCACGAAGAACGAGACATTCTGCTCGATGTTGTGCGGCGAACCGCTGAGCAGGTATTCATGCCGCTGACGGTGGGCGGTGGCGTCCGAACGGTCGAAGACGTGCGAGCTTTACTATCGGCGGGTTGTGACAAAGTATCGATCAATTCCGCAGCGGTCACAGACCCGGATTTTGTCCGACGGGCCGCTGATCGTTTCGGTTGTCAGTGCATCGTGGTAAACATCGATCCCAAACGCGTCCAGCGAGATGGCGAGGAATTTTGGGAAGTCCACATCAACGGGGGACGAAAGCCGACTGGCCTGCAGGCAGTCGAGTGGGCCCAGCGGGTGGAGGAACTCGGTGCGGGGGAAATCGTCCTGACCAGCATGGATGCCGACGGAACCTGTGACGGCTATGATATCCCCATCACTCGAGCGGTCAGCGAGGCGGTCTCGATCCCGGTCGTCGCGAGCGGTGGTGCAGGCAACCCAGAACATTTGGGCGAAGCGATCCGCGATGGGAAAGCTGACGCGGCTTTGGCGGCGAGCATTTTCCATTTTGGTACCTTCACGATATCCGAGACTAAGCAGCGAATGAAAGAGATGGGGATCGCCGTCCGGCTGCCGCATTAA
- a CDS encoding DUF721 domain-containing protein, with translation MKKKLHHEETDRGNSARRIGTIVSQLMSRRGYASVASDNAMTGSIAQSVGPTLAGSITVGKLSRGVLHVYAVDSVVMQELTFQKRKILKALSKDHPQAKITDIRFRLQSQVKS, from the coding sequence ATGAAGAAAAAACTCCACCACGAGGAGACCGACCGGGGCAACAGTGCCCGCCGCATCGGGACCATCGTTTCGCAATTGATGAGCCGGCGGGGGTACGCCAGCGTCGCGAGCGACAATGCCATGACCGGATCGATCGCTCAGAGTGTGGGTCCAACATTGGCTGGCAGTATCACGGTGGGTAAACTAAGCCGTGGTGTCTTGCACGTGTACGCCGTCGACAGTGTCGTGATGCAGGAATTGACGTTCCAAAAGCGAAAGATATTGAAAGCGCTGAGCAAAGATCACCCGCAAGCGAAAATCACAGACATCCGGTTTCGTCTCCAATCACAAGTAAAATCGTAA
- the dnaN gene encoding DNA polymerase III subunit beta, with amino-acid sequence MKITCQRDILANAFALAASIAPTRSPKEILQNVKITAAGSKLTLSATDQEVGIRLDVTEGVEIETEGTALLPVQRTGAIFRESSDEKISIETDESGIRISGSRSKFRLPGNNPDEFPTVREFDQEKYHQISTRLFREMLRRTAFATDSESSRYALGGVLLEMEENSVIAVGTDGRRLARMEGTGEPVGGHQTNGMTTIVPTRAIALIEKALSDKDDTVEVSSQGNDLLIRTPRAVISSRLVEGRYPNWRQVLPSRENAVQIDVTVGPLFAALRQAAIVTDIDSRGVDFTFADGTLKLEASTADLGESQIELPITYTGEAITLTMDHRYLADFCKVMDSESNFVMEIESSKSPALLSTDDGYAYVIMPMARDR; translated from the coding sequence ATGAAGATCACCTGCCAACGAGATATCCTCGCCAACGCCTTCGCACTGGCCGCGAGCATCGCACCGACGCGCTCCCCCAAGGAGATTCTGCAGAACGTTAAAATCACCGCCGCGGGATCGAAGTTGACGTTGTCGGCAACCGACCAAGAGGTGGGCATCCGTTTGGACGTGACCGAGGGTGTCGAGATCGAAACGGAAGGTACGGCGCTGTTGCCAGTGCAGCGAACCGGTGCGATTTTCCGCGAGAGCAGCGACGAGAAAATTTCCATCGAAACCGATGAATCGGGGATTCGCATCTCCGGCAGCCGCAGCAAGTTTCGGTTGCCAGGTAACAACCCCGATGAGTTCCCGACAGTGCGGGAGTTTGATCAAGAGAAGTATCACCAAATCAGCACGCGGCTGTTTCGAGAAATGCTGCGGCGGACCGCGTTCGCGACCGATTCGGAATCGAGCCGGTACGCGCTCGGTGGGGTGCTGTTGGAGATGGAAGAGAACTCAGTCATCGCAGTCGGCACCGACGGTCGCCGCTTGGCTCGGATGGAGGGCACTGGTGAACCGGTCGGTGGTCACCAGACCAACGGCATGACGACGATCGTCCCGACCCGGGCGATCGCGCTGATCGAGAAAGCACTCAGCGACAAGGATGACACCGTTGAAGTATCTTCGCAGGGCAACGACTTACTGATCCGCACACCCCGGGCAGTGATCTCGAGCCGGTTGGTTGAAGGCCGGTATCCCAATTGGCGACAGGTGCTGCCGTCACGAGAGAACGCCGTGCAGATCGATGTCACGGTTGGACCGTTGTTCGCCGCTCTGCGTCAGGCGGCGATCGTGACAGACATCGATAGCCGAGGTGTCGATTTCACGTTCGCCGATGGCACGCTCAAACTCGAAGCGTCTACCGCTGACCTCGGTGAATCACAAATTGAATTGCCGATCACCTACACCGGTGAAGCGATCACGCTGACGATGGACCATCGCTATCTCGCGGATTTTTGCAAGGTGATGGACTCGGAATCGAATTTTGTGATGGAAATCGAATCGTCGAAATCACCGGCTCTGCTGAGCACCGACGATGGGTACGCTTATGTGATCATGCCGATGGCCCGTGATCGATAG
- the cutA gene encoding divalent-cation tolerance protein CutA — protein MTHKKSREEEISIVWTTVDSQQTARRLATSLLGARLAACVQIDSPVESHYRWDGQVQVDAEYRLIIKSRSSLTSAVMDHLAQNHPYDEPQILVTPVTVASPGYARWVVDQTQ, from the coding sequence ATGACACATAAAAAGTCGAGAGAAGAGGAAATTTCGATCGTTTGGACGACCGTAGACAGTCAGCAAACAGCGCGTCGGTTGGCTACGTCGCTATTGGGAGCACGCCTAGCCGCTTGCGTCCAAATTGACTCGCCCGTGGAAAGTCACTACCGCTGGGACGGTCAGGTGCAGGTCGATGCCGAGTACCGATTGATTATCAAGTCGCGATCCTCATTGACCTCAGCAGTGATGGATCACCTGGCCCAAAATCACCCCTATGACGAGCCACAGATTTTGGTCACACCCGTCACAGTGGCGTCGCCTGGATACGCACGCTGGGTCGTCGACCAGACGCAGTGA
- a CDS encoding prepilin peptidase, whose protein sequence is MNFGPLNAPIVAWLSLSQSLMILILSILGILAGAIANHVITSWCWYRRPISPWLGLVDWPWDDAQREIVRNLPPRNWLDRIPIIGWLRLRRESPLFGRGFWVRPLLIECSMAIALPLMHHCWIAGQLLPAGLSAGVVAQLSPWMTLLFFVHALLLTMMIAATFIDFDERTIPDWITIPGTILALVLGCLTPFVFLPGVLPNAIAPVTLERPSSLSPCWMTTRGLLVCLAIWSMWCFALADRRVILRRGFSKAVTYFLARLIRHPSWKILAAIWIVGTIAICVVFQIGGGTWLGLASSLMGVAVGGGIVWSIRLVGSWAMGTEAMGFGDVTLMAMIGGYIGWQASIAAFFLAPLAAIAIVLVQFVITRDRATPFGPYLCAGTVLTVVFWDDVYNANLRLTIAEMDQIMDGLLLWLSLALLGLLGGMLWVWRLIKQRIFA, encoded by the coding sequence ATGAATTTCGGTCCACTGAACGCCCCGATCGTTGCGTGGCTGAGCCTATCCCAGTCGCTGATGATCTTGATCCTCTCGATACTGGGCATCCTTGCTGGGGCGATTGCCAATCACGTGATCACCTCTTGGTGTTGGTATCGCCGTCCCATCTCTCCGTGGCTGGGCTTGGTCGACTGGCCGTGGGATGACGCTCAGCGAGAAATCGTGAGGAATCTACCGCCGCGCAACTGGTTGGATCGAATACCAATCATCGGCTGGTTGCGGTTGCGCCGTGAGTCACCCCTGTTTGGCCGAGGTTTTTGGGTGAGGCCGCTGCTGATTGAATGCTCCATGGCGATCGCCCTGCCGCTGATGCATCATTGTTGGATCGCTGGCCAGCTACTACCCGCTGGGTTGTCTGCGGGAGTTGTCGCCCAACTTTCGCCCTGGATGACACTGCTTTTTTTCGTGCATGCCTTGCTGCTGACGATGATGATCGCAGCCACGTTCATCGATTTCGATGAACGGACGATTCCCGACTGGATTACTATCCCTGGCACAATACTCGCGTTGGTGTTGGGCTGTCTGACACCTTTTGTTTTTCTACCGGGCGTACTGCCTAACGCCATCGCACCGGTCACGTTGGAGCGTCCGTCGAGTTTGTCGCCGTGTTGGATGACCACGCGGGGGCTGTTGGTGTGTTTGGCTATTTGGTCGATGTGGTGTTTTGCCTTGGCTGATCGCCGGGTGATTTTACGACGAGGATTCTCCAAAGCAGTGACTTATTTCTTGGCCCGCCTGATACGACATCCGAGTTGGAAAATACTGGCTGCCATTTGGATCGTGGGGACGATCGCCATCTGCGTTGTATTTCAGATCGGTGGCGGGACCTGGTTGGGACTGGCCAGTTCACTCATGGGCGTCGCTGTGGGGGGCGGCATCGTGTGGTCGATCCGCTTGGTCGGAAGCTGGGCAATGGGTACCGAAGCGATGGGGTTTGGCGACGTGACGTTGATGGCGATGATCGGCGGCTACATCGGCTGGCAAGCCTCGATCGCTGCCTTCTTTCTGGCTCCGCTGGCTGCCATCGCTATCGTGCTGGTGCAGTTCGTTATCACCCGCGACCGCGCCACGCCATTTGGTCCGTATCTCTGTGCCGGGACTGTGCTGACCGTGGTGTTTTGGGATGACGTCTACAACGCCAATCTCCGGCTGACGATCGCCGAAATGGACCAGATCATGGATGGCTTGCTCCTATGGCTCAGTCTCGCCCTGCTCGGATTGCTCGGAGGGATGTTATGGGTGTGGCGACTGATCAAACAACGCATTTTCGCATGA
- a CDS encoding PQQ-binding-like beta-propeller repeat protein, with amino-acid sequence MLSMIKKRAMLNSCGALLCATFSSAMVSADDWPQWQGENRDGISNETGLLTQWPADGPRLAWRVDGLGGGDSAPAIADGRILGMGARDGKEIVWALSEKDGSESWATAIGDQVEQQASQSKEGPGCTPTVDGERLYVIGMGGTIACLNADDGKIAWQKNFVTDFGGLTPRWSYRESPLIDGDKLICTPGGKDATLVALNKMTGDVIWKTKLPEVAPSQPAENSSNRESGGRRGGFGRGRGRGGDGGTAGYASAIAIDFEGQRQYVQFTAKTVIGVDASDGTLLWQYNHPANAMGISCTTPIYKDGLIFASSAYGAGGGAVRLVKDSSGQIEAEEVYFTPNMQNHHGGTIVFDDALYGANGGNGGGFLTCLDFKTGELLWRDRDAPKGSLVMADGQLYLRSEDGKVMLIEPSRDGLVERGSFEQPDRSSAPAWAHPVVANGKLYIRDQGLLLCYDVSEK; translated from the coding sequence ATGTTGTCGATGATCAAGAAACGAGCGATGTTGAATTCCTGTGGGGCACTCCTGTGCGCCACATTCTCCAGTGCGATGGTTTCAGCGGACGATTGGCCGCAGTGGCAGGGAGAAAATCGAGATGGGATTTCAAATGAAACTGGTCTTCTGACGCAGTGGCCGGCCGACGGACCAAGGTTGGCCTGGAGAGTCGATGGGCTCGGTGGCGGTGATAGCGCACCAGCCATCGCGGACGGCCGCATTCTCGGCATGGGTGCGCGAGACGGCAAAGAGATCGTATGGGCCTTGTCAGAAAAGGATGGCAGCGAAAGCTGGGCCACCGCCATCGGCGACCAAGTTGAGCAACAAGCGAGTCAGTCGAAGGAGGGTCCCGGCTGCACACCCACGGTGGACGGTGAACGACTCTATGTGATCGGCATGGGTGGAACCATCGCGTGTTTGAATGCCGACGATGGAAAGATCGCGTGGCAGAAAAACTTTGTGACAGATTTTGGAGGATTAACGCCCCGGTGGAGCTATCGAGAATCGCCCTTGATCGACGGAGACAAACTCATCTGCACGCCAGGCGGAAAAGACGCGACGCTGGTTGCTCTCAATAAAATGACAGGCGACGTGATTTGGAAAACGAAACTACCGGAGGTGGCGCCGAGCCAACCCGCAGAGAACTCGTCTAACCGAGAATCCGGTGGCAGACGCGGCGGCTTCGGCCGCGGAAGGGGGCGAGGTGGCGATGGCGGAACGGCAGGATATGCATCAGCGATCGCCATTGATTTTGAAGGGCAACGCCAATACGTCCAGTTTACTGCCAAGACAGTCATCGGCGTCGATGCCTCTGATGGGACTCTGTTGTGGCAATACAACCACCCGGCCAATGCGATGGGTATCAGTTGCACTACACCGATTTACAAGGACGGATTGATTTTTGCCTCGTCGGCCTATGGTGCGGGTGGTGGAGCAGTCCGGTTAGTAAAAGACTCGAGTGGCCAAATCGAGGCCGAAGAGGTCTACTTCACTCCCAACATGCAGAATCATCATGGTGGCACGATCGTGTTTGACGATGCGTTATACGGTGCCAACGGGGGAAACGGAGGCGGTTTTCTCACATGCTTGGATTTCAAGACAGGCGAACTGCTGTGGCGCGACCGTGACGCTCCCAAGGGATCTCTGGTTATGGCAGACGGACAACTCTATCTGCGTAGCGAAGATGGCAAAGTGATGTTGATCGAACCCTCTCGCGATGGTTTGGTAGAACGTGGCAGCTTCGAACAACCCGACCGCAGCAGCGCACCCGCTTGGGCGCATCCAGTGGTTGCTAACGGCAAACTCTACATTCGCGACCAAGGGCTGCTGCTCTGTTATGACGTTTCAGAGAAGTGA
- a CDS encoding glycoside hydrolase family 28 protein translates to MRKITILLARAGEHFQAATLRLSETNRILVGLTAIASTIASCVAIPLSLPSIALLLSLCTFNTTPLFGIDNHALVAAASKANEAKLFNIKEYGAIGNGVAMDTEAVQKTIDACHEAGGGVVWVPPGDFQIGTIILKSNVTLSLDNGANLLGSTKATDYPTDKLSRPREGDAHCLIYAENAQNITIEGLGVIDGRGTHENFPRNRRGGRNSGIRPRLMRLESCENLTFSGVTYKRPAFWGLHLIDCKNVHFNAVTVRFRNNNYNNDGFDIDGCENVLIENCDISTGDDAICLKSSLNPCRNIVVRACRADSNTAAVKFGSSSRGGFIDISITNCYFHDCPMGAIKLQSVDGGRLENINISRIVMKDVGNPLFMRLGNRGSTFGKGRADVSVGTLKNIRISDVVANVIVEDRAKSIEAVYKNTKVDSTPGVTDDEKAKAGPIMITGIPGHDIENVVLENIKISYPGHGTQNDATRVVAEDAERYPEQFFFGVLPAWGAYIRHAKNVEFKNVELTLRGDDARQKIILDDVESFKESD, encoded by the coding sequence ATGCGGAAAATTACTATTTTACTGGCACGAGCGGGCGAGCATTTTCAAGCAGCCACGTTGAGGCTGAGCGAAACTAACCGAATCCTCGTCGGCTTAACAGCCATCGCGAGCACGATCGCTAGTTGTGTGGCGATACCACTCTCGCTGCCGAGCATCGCGTTGTTGCTCAGCCTATGCACCTTCAACACAACACCCCTGTTTGGAATCGACAACCATGCCTTGGTCGCCGCCGCCAGCAAGGCGAACGAAGCCAAGCTTTTTAACATCAAAGAATATGGTGCTATCGGTAACGGCGTGGCCATGGACACCGAAGCGGTGCAAAAAACCATCGATGCCTGTCACGAAGCCGGTGGTGGTGTGGTTTGGGTTCCGCCTGGTGATTTCCAAATTGGAACTATCATACTCAAGAGCAACGTTACCCTCTCGCTCGATAACGGGGCCAACTTGCTCGGAAGCACCAAGGCCACTGACTACCCAACGGACAAGCTCAGCAGGCCACGAGAGGGTGATGCCCATTGCCTGATCTACGCTGAAAACGCTCAAAACATCACCATCGAAGGGCTCGGCGTTATCGATGGGAGAGGTACTCACGAGAACTTTCCTCGGAACAGAAGGGGAGGGCGAAACTCAGGCATTCGCCCACGCCTGATGCGTCTGGAGAGCTGTGAAAATCTTACCTTCTCCGGCGTCACCTATAAACGCCCAGCTTTCTGGGGGTTGCATTTGATTGACTGCAAGAACGTCCACTTCAATGCAGTGACGGTGCGCTTTCGCAATAACAACTACAATAATGATGGATTCGATATCGACGGCTGCGAAAATGTCTTAATCGAGAACTGTGATATCAGCACGGGAGACGATGCGATCTGTTTGAAAAGCTCTTTAAACCCCTGCAGGAACATCGTGGTGCGAGCGTGTAGGGCAGACAGCAACACGGCTGCCGTCAAATTTGGCTCGTCCTCCCGGGGCGGATTTATCGACATCAGCATTACCAACTGTTATTTCCATGACTGTCCCATGGGAGCTATCAAGCTACAGTCAGTAGACGGGGGACGCCTAGAAAATATCAATATTTCCCGAATTGTAATGAAAGATGTTGGTAATCCTCTATTCATGCGTTTGGGCAATCGAGGCAGCACTTTCGGTAAAGGGCGAGCAGATGTCTCGGTAGGCACACTGAAAAACATAAGAATCAGTGATGTGGTTGCAAACGTAATAGTCGAGGATCGGGCAAAATCTATTGAAGCGGTATATAAGAATACCAAAGTGGATTCTACCCCAGGAGTGACTGATGATGAGAAGGCGAAAGCCGGGCCGATCATGATCACAGGAATCCCCGGTCACGATATCGAAAACGTTGTCCTGGAAAACATAAAAATTTCCTATCCCGGGCATGGTACTCAGAACGATGCAACGCGAGTTGTGGCGGAGGACGCTGAGCGGTATCCGGAACAGTTCTTCTTTGGCGTGCTACCGGCCTGGGGTGCCTACATCCGTCACGCCAAGAATGTTGAATTCAAAAATGTTGAATTGACACTCCGTGGCGACGACGCACGCCAGAAGATCATTTTAGATGATGTCGAATCATTCAAGGAAAGTGACTGA